The Platichthys flesus chromosome 18, fPlaFle2.1, whole genome shotgun sequence genome includes a window with the following:
- the dll4 gene encoding delta-like protein 4 has translation MAAWFTFTIAFSTTLITQVIGSGFFELNLHEFKNHKGLLANGSACKPSCRTYFRICLKNYQAVVSPGDCIFGSTMTPVLGTNSFSARDSGTLPRPIQIPFNFGWPGSFSIIIEAWHSPYGNLPVDTNNPDYLISSLAIQKQLGVGTAWTQDTLSAKLMELSYSYRFICNQSYYGESCSQKCTPRDDRFGHYTCTRDGQLSCLPGWKGNYCEEPICLEGCSERNGNCSRPGECVCRDGWQGTFCDECKKYPACKHGTCQLPWQCNCQEGWGGLLCDQDLNFCTHHHPCVNGATCMNTGQGSYTCTCLPGFTGVNCELEMQECDSNPCRNGGICTNLESGYRCSCPQGFEGSHCEHSLLTCADSPCFHSGKCWEKDNGRSYMCECPRGYTGLNCEKRVDKCTSLPCANGGLCLIHGGMRVCSCRAGFIGQRCEININECAGNPCLNGGTCQDRINDYTCGCPAGYGGRNCERLLDECSLRPCLNGGLCTGGGGPGKPPVACICPSGFTGPRCEFFAAVTSPVTNPEIQDGFQWAAVSLAVGLVALLVLLCMVGLALRHIHRQARREGGDTETMNNLSNFQRDNLIPASQLKNTNQKIGLEVDCDSEKSNFIHKNYHLDSYNSKSKEFKDEKSQEDKSLIYDKCLEDKMPLSRMYSEKPECRISTICSSRDSMYQSVFVIGEQRRECVIATEV, from the exons ATGGCAGCTTGGTTCACCTTTACCATCGCGTTCAGCACCACGTTAATAACACAG GTGATCGGATCGGGCTTTTTTGAGCTCAACCTGCACGAATTTAAAAACCACAAAGGTTTGCTGGCAAACGGGAGCGCATGCAAGCCCAGCTGCAGGACTTATTTCAGAATTTGCTTGAAGAACTATCAGGCCGTGGTCTCGCCAGGTGACTGCATCTTTGGGAGTACAATGACACCGGTGCTGGGGACCAACTCTTTCAGCGCCAGGGACAGTGGCACGTTACCAAGACCCATTCAGATACCGTTCAACTTCGGCTGGCCG GGGTCATTTTCAATAATAATCGAAGCCTGGCATTCACCTTATGGAAATCTACCTGTAG ATACCAACAACCCAGACTATCTGATCAGCTCTTTGGCCATCCAAAAGCAGCTGGGTGTGGGGACCGCCTGGACCCAGGATACGCTGAGCGCAAAGCTGATGGAGCTGAGTTATTCTTACCGGTTCATCTGCAACCAAAGTTACTACGGAGAAAGTTGCTCCCAGAAGTGCACGCCCCGGGACGACCGATTCGGCCACTACACCTGCACCCGAGACGGGCAGCTGTCCTGTCTGCCTGGCTGGAAGGGGAATTACTGCGAAGAAC CTATCTGTCTGGAGGGCTGCAGCGAGAGGAACGGAAACTGCTCCAGACCTGGcgagtgtgt ATGCAGGGACGGCTGGCAAGGCACGTTCTGCGACGAGTGTAAGAAGTACCCGGCCTGCAAGCACGGCACCTGCCAGCTGCCATGGCAATGCAACTGTCAGGAGGGCTGGGGAGGCCTATTATGTGACCAAG ATCTAAACTTCTGCACCCATCACCATCCCTGTGTCAATGGCGCCACCTGCATGAACACGGGCCAGGGGAGCTACACGTGCACGTGCCTGCCGGGTTTCACCGGGGTCAACTGTGAGCTGGAGATGCAGGAGTGTGACAGCAACCCCTGCAGGAATGGAGGGATATGCACA AATTTGGAGAGCGGCTACAGGTGCTCGTGTCCCCAAGGCTTCGAGGGCTCCCACTGCGAGCACAGCCTGCTGACATGCGCCGATTCCCCCTGCTTCCACAGTGGCAAGTGCTGGGAGAAGGACAATGGCCGCAGCTACATGTGCGAGTGTCCCCGGGGCTACACCGGACTCAACTGTGAGAAAAGGGTGGACAAGTGCACGTCGCTTCCCTGCGCTAATG GTGGTCTGTGTCTGATCCATGGGGGTATGCGTGTGTGCAGCTGCCGTGCAGGATTTATCGGCCAGCGCTGCGAAATCAACATCAACGAGTGCGCCGGCAACCCCTGCCTCAACGGAGGCACCTGCCAGGACCGAATCAACGACTACACCTGCGGCTGTCCTGCGGGTTACGGCGGACGGAACTGCGAAAGACTCCTGGACGAGTGCTCCCTCCGCCCCTGTCTCAACGGGGGTCTCTGCACCGGTGGCGGCGGGCCGGGGAAGCCTCCCGTCGCATGCATCTGCCCCTCCGGCTTCACCGGACCCCGCTGCGAGTTCTTTGCCGCCGTGACCTCTCCAGTGACCAACCCGGAGATTCAAGATGGCTTCCAGTGGGCGGCGGTGTCTCTGGCTGTCGGGCTGGTGGCCCTGCTCGTGCTGCTGTGCATGGTGGGCCTGGCTCTGAGGCACATCCACAGGCAGGcccggagggagggaggggacacGGAGACAATGAACAACCTGTCCAACTTCCAGAGGGATAACCTGATCCCGGCGTCGCAGCTGAAAAACACCAACCAGAAGATCGGCCTGGAGGTGGACTGCGATTCGGAGAAATCAAACTTTATCCATAAAAACTATCACTTGGACTCGTACAACTCGAAATCGAAGGAGTTCAAGGACGAGAAGTCACAAGAGGATAAAAGTCTCATTTACGACAAGTGTTTAGAAGACAAAATGCCCTTGAGTAGAATGTACAG TGAAAAGCCAGAGTGTAGGATATCAACAATATGTTCCTCAAGAGACTCCATGTACCAGTCGGTATTCGTTAtaggggagcagaggagggaatgCGTCATAGCAACAGAG GTATAA
- the chac1 gene encoding glutathione-specific gamma-glutamylcyclotransferase 1 — protein MKPKDIVAGKSSSSLWIFGYGSLVWKPDFKFRRSEVGYIQGYKRRFWHGDNFHRGNDESPGRVVTLIEDDDESTWGVAFEVTGSQVEESLKYLNVRETVCGGYVTKMVDFFPQGENQPPVQALVYIATTENALYLGPASPEEIGALIAVSRGKTGHNLEYLLRLAQFMRSCCPDVEDHHLFSIEAAALAVVSCLIATSSSYPLSE, from the exons ATGAAGCCTAAAGACATCGTCGCtgggaagagcagcagcagcctgtggaTCTTCGGGTACGGGTCACTGGTGTGGAAGCCCGACTTCAAGTTCAGGAGGAGCGAGGTCGGTTACATTCAGGGCTACAAGAGGCGTTTCTGGCATGGAGACAACTTCCACCGCGGGAACGACGAGTCG cccGGAAGAGTGGTGACGCTGATCGAAGATGATGAC GAGAGCACATGGGGCGTGGCGTTCGAGGTCACTGGCTCCCAAGTCGAGGAGTCCCTGAAGTACCTCAACGTGCGCGAGACGGTCTGCGGGGGCTACGTCACCAAGATGGTGGATTTCTTCCCTCAGGGGGAGAACCAGCCGCCGGTCCAGGCGCTGGTGTACATCGCCACCACCGAGAACGCCCTGTACCTGGGGCCGGCCAGTCCGGAGGAGATTGGCGCCCTAATCGCCGTAAGCCGCGGGAAGACTGGCCACAACCTGGAGTACCTGCTCCGGTTGGCCCAGTTCATGAGGAGCTGCTGCCCAGATGTGGAGGACCACCACCTGTTCTCCATCGAGGCGGCAGCCCTGGCAGTGGTGTCCTGTCTGATAGCAACCAGTAGTTCGTACCCTTTGTCTGAGTAG